The following is a genomic window from Calypte anna isolate BGI_N300 chromosome 7, bCalAnn1_v1.p, whole genome shotgun sequence.
tgcatgtttgattcttttttttcctttctctaaaGTGCCCCCTACATCTTCACCTTTGTGGTAAGATTTGGCTAGTTACAGCATCCAATTCTAGAAAATATATTGACTGAAACAATAAATACGGTTCTACAAAAACATTCTGGTTAACTTCTGTAATTGTGACAAAGTGTATCACAATATATTATATACCTACACTTATAATACATGCACAAACATGTCTCACATGGACAGACACTACAAAAATTGATCTCCCTCCCctaaatgcagaaaaagtaagaaaatggGGGTTTGGTCCAATCTaaatgaaaggcaaaacaaaCTGAAAGGATAACTTAATGCCTCTCTACCCACCTTTCTGAATAAAATAGTAACACCTGGAAGCCCCCAACTATTTTTGGCCCAGTCATGAAAGGGGGAGTGTCTTTACATTTAGCCTTAGCTACAAAGCTTGAGATCACCTCATTTTTATGGGAATATCATCCACATGCCCACATTCTCTCCAAGATCATGTAGAGGCCCACAAGTCACGGGGAGCACCTGCCCAGGCGCCTCGGCTACCAGTCCTGTGACAGTTTGGTGTTCTGATCCCTTTTGGGAGGTGCAGGGGGTGGCCCCCTCCGTAATGTTGCATAGCCAGATATATGACTGCCACCAAAACTGCTCATCTTCTGCTGGTCAGCCAGGAGCTCTGGTGGAGGCGGAGGCAGGGCCATGTCGTCCATGGTGGCCGTGGGCTCTGTTCTGGATACCCGCGCGGAGGAGAGGGAGCCGTGCCGCGTGATGGATTTGCGCTGCAGTGTCCGGTTGAGGTCTGCCAGGAACCCTGGCTGAACGCTAAGGCTGGACTTGGGTGAAGTGGGCACTTGGGAGGCAGCTGAGCCCGGTGGCTCTGTGACCTCTGCCTGCGTCAGTCGGGTGCTGTCGTTCCGCTTGGGACGGGTGGGTGGTGGGGCTTTTTTCACTGACGGTTTTGACCATGCCTGAGGCTGGGGATTGACAACTGCAACTTTAGGAGAGGTGCTGCCTGAAAACACAGATGGGACCTCGATGGGTGGGAGAGGAAGATCTATTTCAGGCGGTGGTGGTGGAAAGTCTGAATCAGATGGTGGTGAAGGGAATTCAACCACTGGTTCCTTCCCAGATGAACTCGGAGCAGGAGCCTTGAGTGGGATCCCTCCTTGAGGCAGGACGATGGGCAGGCTCACCCCAGAAAGGTTGAGCTTTCCTGGCTttggaggggctgcaggaggtgatGACTCCTTGGAAGGAGACCCTGACGGCTCCGGTGGATGTGCAAATTTGCTTACAAGGCGGTCAACTGAAGGTCTCTTGGAGTCATGGTactcagcagagctggtggacTTGATGCTGGAGTTTCGCTGAGGTGTTGGAGGTGGTTTCTTCCCTCCAGGGCTTGACGTCTTGCTGGCCTTTTTGACTGGAGACCCTGATTTGTCAGGGGGGGAAGAACCTGCAgaggaagctggggaaggaggtggaggaggaaaaacTAAGCTGCTCTCTggtggaggaggggggaaatctggagagggagcagaagTGGGCTGCCATTTGGGCTTTGCCttcactgctggaggtgacTGTGGAGCCACACTCAGGGGGAGAGGTTTCAGAGGCTGGGGCTCAttgggaggtggcagtggagGAGGTGGGAACTGGCTAACTATCTGCTTCACTACCGATGGCACTGGGGActgaggggatggaggaggCTTTACAGAGAAACTCTGCTGCTTTGGGAATGTTGGGGggggagcagggccaggagggGTTGGGGGCAGCGGAGGCACCTGGGGAGACGTGACGCTTGGTTGTTTCTTTATTGTGAGGGGCAAGGGAGCTGGCCCTGGGGGGGACACATGCATGGCCCCTGGTGACGCTGCCTTCCCACCAGGCTGTGGGGGGAGCACCGCCATGACAGGCTTTGGGGGTGCCTGGGGCGGTGGTGGGGCAGGCACGGGAGGAGGTGGCGGTGGCAGTGAGGAGGTGGCGGTGGCAGCGGCCTGGCTCACATTTGGTTGAACCTGGTGGATTTTGGGGGGTGGAGGCGGCGGCGTGAACTGCGGCACAGAGGGGGCGCAAGGCGCTGGCTTGAGCTGCGCCATGGCCGAGCCCGGTGTGGGGGGAGGAGGCGGAGGGGGGGGAGGCGGCATGACCCCGTTGGGGGGCATCGGGATCTGGGGCTTTCCAGAGGGAGTGGGGGGCGGGACagcctgctgagcagcagaagcTTTGGGAAAATGCCCGCCATGCTGGGCAGCGTTCTGCAGCCTGGTGATGGTGCTATACTTGACAAAGATGGTGGCAGGTGAGCCCAGAGATGGGGCGGcatggctggggaggggaggtggaggtggaggagggggtggtgggggtggcgggggaggaggaggaggagggggcagtGGAGGGGACGGCTGGGAGGCTGTGTAGGGCGCAGCGGCCACTTTTGTCTGTGGTGACACAGGAGGTGCGACAGACATGAAGGGCCGACCTGCAGGCTCCATTCGGGCCTAGGGGGAAAGGATTTTTAGTGAAAGtagaaagggagaaggagaaaatgagagagagagagggagggagggagggaaagagacaAAGAGATCATAAAGTCAGGGTCTAAATGTGCctgtcattaaaaattaaatggcatATTACACCATGCAGGAAGTATTAGCAAAACAGTGCCACAGGAGATAATTTCATATCCTGACAAGCCTGGACCATGCAGCCTGACCAGGAGGGGAGCCGGCAAGAATCAATGAAACCTACTCCAAGCTAGGCTGAAT
Proteins encoded in this region:
- the RAPH1 gene encoding ras-associated and pleckstrin homology domains-containing protein 1; its protein translation is MEQLSDEELDHGAEEDSDKEDQDLDKMFGAWLGELDKLTQSLDTDKPVAPMKRSPLRQETNLANFSYRFSMYNLNEALNQGETVDLDALMADLCSIEQELSSIGSHSANNAAVKRLATESKAQKPPASRPAAKHSSMKGLSSSSGRATKPSHANVSLDDITAQLEKASLSMDEAAQQSVAEDTKPVVTSQHRRTASAGTVSDAEVRSISNSSRSSITSAASSMDSLDIDKVTRPQELDLKSQGQPITEHSYLDRETSLLLRNIAGKPSHLLTKEEQAAKLKAEKIRVALEKIKEAQVKKLVIRVHMSDDSSKTMMVDERQTVRQVLDNLMDKSHCGYSLDWSLVETISELQMERIFEDHENLVENLLNWTRDSQNKLMFVERIEKYALFKNPQNYLLGKKETSEMADRNKEVLLEECFCGSSVTVPEIEGVLWLKEDGKKSWKKRYFLLRASGIYYVPKGKAKVSRDLVCFLQLDHVNVYYGQDYRNKYKAPTDYCLVLKHPQIQKKSQYIKYLCCDDVRTLHQWINGIRIAKYGKQLYMNYQEALKRTESAYDWTSLSSSSIKSGSSSSSLPESQSNHSNQSDSGVSDTQPAGHVRSQSIVSSMFSEAWKRGTQLEESSKARMEPAGRPFMSVAPPVSPQTKVAAAPYTASQPSPPLPPPPPPPPPPPPPPPPPPPPLPSHAAPSLGSPATIFVKYSTITRLQNAAQHGGHFPKASAAQQAVPPPTPSGKPQIPMPPNGVMPPPPPPPPPPTPGSAMAQLKPAPCAPSVPQFTPPPPPPKIHQVQPNVSQAAATATSSLPPPPPPVPAPPPPQAPPKPVMAVLPPQPGGKAASPGAMHVSPPGPAPLPLTIKKQPSVTSPQVPPLPPTPPGPAPPPTFPKQQSFSVKPPPSPQSPVPSVVKQIVSQFPPPPLPPPNEPQPLKPLPLSVAPQSPPAVKAKPKWQPTSAPSPDFPPPPPESSLVFPPPPPSPASSAGSSPPDKSGSPVKKASKTSSPGGKKPPPTPQRNSSIKSTSSAEYHDSKRPSVDRLVSKFAHPPEPSGSPSKESSPPAAPPKPGKLNLSGVSLPIVLPQGGIPLKAPAPSSSGKEPVVEFPSPPSDSDFPPPPPEIDLPLPPIEVPSVFSGSTSPKVAVVNPQPQAWSKPSVKKAPPPTRPKRNDSTRLTQAEVTEPPGSAASQVPTSPKSSLSVQPGFLADLNRTLQRKSITRHGSLSSARVSRTEPTATMDDMALPPPPPELLADQQKMSSFGGSHISGYATLRRGPPPAPPKRDQNTKLSQDW